A region from the Dendropsophus ebraccatus isolate aDenEbr1 chromosome 1, aDenEbr1.pat, whole genome shotgun sequence genome encodes:
- the LOC138785355 gene encoding olfactory receptor 6B1-like — protein MNEANQSSVTEFLLLGFPNVTGYKAVAFFIIILIAYILTLMINTMVIVLVSIKSQLHSPMYFFLQQLSIVESVFLTVTVPNMLRVIWLEGATVSNAGCITQAYLYCAIGCTECHLLTVMAYDRYLAICNPLRYTTIMDTRLQNLLAIYCWVCGFLLTQITLNFLCLPEYCGVNVIDHFFCEPVLFIELACSYKVALQLEIIIISVLIEVIPFILIIISYICIFVTILGISSTTGRKKAFSTCSSHLTVVSVFFGTIISIYLVPVNENTLNIIKLIAVLYIVVTPLFNPIVYCLRNQEMRTVLGKIFNRRNLKKL, from the coding sequence ATGAATGAAGCCAACCAGTCGTCAGTCACCGAGTTCCTATTATTGGGATTCCCAAATGTTACTGGCTATAAGGCTGTTGCTTTCTTTATTATAATCCTGATTGCCTACATCCTCACCCTTATGATAAATACTATGGTCATTGTGTTGGTGTCCATCAAGTCGCAGCTCCACTctcccatgtacttcttccttCAGCAGTTATCTATTGTTGAATCTGTGTTCTTGACTGTGACGGTTCCTAATATGCTGCGTGTTATATGGCTAGAAGGAGCCACTGTCTCCAATGCTGGTTGTATAACCCAGGCTTACTTGTATTGTGCTATAGGATGTACAGAGTGTCACCTCCTCACAGTAATGGCTTATGACCGGTACTTGGCCATTTGTAACCCTCTGCGCTACACCACCATCATGGATACAAGACTTCAGAATCTCTTGGCCATCTATTGTTGGGTTTGCGGCTTCCTGTTGACCCAGATAACTCTCAATTTTCTTTGTCTGCCTGAGTACTGTGGAGTCAATGTGATCGACCATTTTTTCTGCGAGCCAGTACTATTTATTGAACTTGCTTGTTCCTACAAAGTGGCCTTACAGTTGGAGATCATCATCATCTCTGTCCTTATAGAGGTCATACCTTTTATTTTAATCATCATCAGTTACATTTGTATCTTTGTAACAATTCTTGGCATCTCCTCTACAACAGGAAGgaagaaagccttctccacctgtagctcccacctcacTGTGGTCTCTGTGTTTTTTGGAACGATAATCAGCATCTACTTGGTCCCTGTGAATGAAAACACCTTAAACATCATTAAATTAATTGCCGTTCTGTATATTGTAGTCACTCCTCTGTTTAACCCGATTGTATACTGCTTGAGGAACCAAGAAATGAGAACCGTCTTAGGGAAAATATTTAAtagaagaaatttaaaaaaattgtaa